The following proteins come from a genomic window of Sphaerisporangium rubeum:
- the ppgK gene encoding polyphosphate--glucose phosphotransferase, giving the protein MNVLGIDIGGSGIKGAPVDVTTGTVIGERWRIPTPDPSEPAAVAAVVREIADHFSWQGPIGVTFPGVVVDGVTRTAANVDKAWIGLDARKLFSEATGQEVTVLNDADAAGVAEALFGAGHGRRGLVLMLTFGTGIGSALIMDGLLIPNTEFGHLELDGHEAEHRASDHAREKHDLSWDKWAERVQAYLEHVRMLLSPQLIIIGGGVSKRADKFLPHIDLGDTPVVPARLLNNAGIIGAALAAAPRAV; this is encoded by the coding sequence ATGAACGTACTCGGCATCGACATCGGGGGATCCGGGATCAAAGGCGCACCGGTCGACGTCACGACCGGCACGGTGATCGGGGAGCGGTGGCGCATCCCCACACCCGACCCCTCCGAGCCGGCCGCCGTGGCCGCGGTGGTCCGGGAGATAGCGGACCATTTCTCCTGGCAGGGGCCGATCGGCGTCACATTCCCCGGCGTCGTGGTCGACGGGGTCACCCGCACCGCCGCCAACGTCGACAAGGCATGGATCGGCCTGGACGCGCGCAAGCTGTTCAGTGAGGCCACCGGCCAGGAGGTCACCGTGCTCAACGACGCCGACGCGGCCGGTGTCGCCGAGGCGCTGTTCGGCGCGGGTCACGGCCGGCGGGGCCTGGTGCTCATGCTGACCTTCGGCACCGGCATCGGCAGCGCGCTGATCATGGACGGGCTGCTCATCCCCAACACCGAGTTCGGCCACCTGGAGCTGGACGGCCACGAGGCCGAGCACCGCGCGTCCGACCACGCGCGCGAGAAGCACGACCTGAGCTGGGACAAGTGGGCCGAGCGCGTGCAGGCGTACCTCGAACACGTCCGCATGCTGCTGTCCCCGCAGCTGATCATCATCGGCGGCGGCGTGAGCAAGAGAGCCGACAAGTTCCTGCCGCACATCGACCTCGGTGACACGCCGGTGGTCCCCGCGCGGCTGCTCAACAACGCCGGCATCATCGGCGCCGCCTTGGCCGCCGCTCCACGCGCCGTCTGA